In a genomic window of Candidatus Palauibacter polyketidifaciens:
- a CDS encoding M66 family metalloprotease produces MTSVNRRFLLAILAAAGCSDLASQPERVPASLELLPADAVILEGEAVRYQFRVLDEGGAAFDRVPAWAPPRWSVSDPSVAEVDADGEVIGLEGGRETRVAAEVASMQAGAWVRVNPTSVKIEASAVHLTQAVQTLGGDVPLIAGRSALLRVFFTGDKLSFYRPRPLATFYQDGAPIHEMRLDPAVDRIPTEPEEGRLDRSFNVVVPGLVVQPRVELVVELDPDGAVPAVSGSDRRVPAEGRLRLDVLTVPPMELTVVPVVHSADSEAILTWVEGITETSPGMEFVRSILPIGELELTVNEPYRTTADLGTVAGWLGLLREISVLRLTERRSDYYYAAVAAPPNAPLKGLGYIGLPIGVGIPDVDTFAHELGHNMGLRHAPCGLAVNPDPDFPYEDGSIGVFGYETRGGNTQMVDPAEYWDLMTYCDPSWISDYHFIKAMEFRREHESLVLRSVDPEPTLLLWGNAGTPDLLLEPAFVLDAPPKLPAREGPYRLEGFDAAGRPLFSFPFTPDELEYGGGQFAFAIPYDDRWGGPEGLDHVRLSGPDGSVTVERSGSRRASLVMDPDTGRLRGILRGREAPPPWADDMEIVASDGVPLVRVSGPRQ; encoded by the coding sequence GTGACCAGCGTGAACAGGCGATTTCTACTCGCGATCCTCGCGGCGGCCGGCTGCAGCGATCTGGCATCGCAACCCGAGCGCGTCCCGGCCTCGCTCGAGCTCCTTCCCGCCGACGCCGTCATCCTCGAAGGCGAGGCCGTTCGGTATCAGTTTCGGGTATTGGACGAGGGCGGCGCGGCTTTCGACCGGGTACCGGCGTGGGCGCCGCCGCGCTGGTCCGTGTCCGATCCGTCGGTCGCCGAGGTCGATGCGGACGGCGAGGTCATCGGCCTCGAGGGCGGTCGTGAGACGCGGGTGGCCGCGGAAGTGGCGAGCATGCAGGCCGGAGCCTGGGTGCGGGTGAACCCGACGAGCGTCAAGATCGAAGCGTCCGCCGTGCATCTGACGCAGGCGGTCCAGACGCTGGGCGGAGACGTTCCTCTGATCGCGGGCCGTTCGGCGCTCCTTCGAGTCTTCTTCACGGGCGACAAGCTGAGCTTCTATCGTCCCCGCCCACTGGCGACCTTCTACCAGGACGGGGCCCCGATCCACGAGATGCGACTGGATCCCGCGGTGGACCGGATCCCGACGGAGCCCGAGGAGGGGCGACTCGACCGGTCGTTCAACGTGGTCGTGCCGGGGCTGGTGGTGCAACCCCGCGTTGAACTGGTAGTGGAACTGGATCCGGACGGCGCCGTGCCGGCGGTTTCGGGAAGCGACCGGCGCGTGCCCGCCGAAGGACGACTGAGGCTGGACGTGCTGACGGTGCCCCCAATGGAGCTGACGGTGGTGCCGGTGGTGCACTCCGCGGATTCGGAGGCGATTCTGACCTGGGTGGAAGGGATTACGGAGACAAGCCCCGGGATGGAGTTCGTGCGTTCCATACTCCCCATCGGCGAACTGGAACTGACCGTGAACGAGCCCTACCGCACGACAGCGGACCTCGGAACGGTGGCAGGCTGGCTGGGGCTTCTGCGCGAGATCAGCGTGCTCCGGCTCACGGAGCGACGGTCGGACTATTACTACGCTGCCGTCGCAGCCCCTCCGAACGCTCCCCTCAAGGGGTTGGGCTACATTGGGCTGCCGATCGGAGTCGGAATACCTGATGTCGACACGTTTGCCCACGAACTGGGGCACAACATGGGGCTCCGACACGCTCCCTGCGGCCTCGCCGTGAACCCCGATCCGGACTTCCCGTACGAGGACGGCTCCATCGGAGTCTTCGGATACGAGACCCGGGGCGGGAACACGCAGATGGTCGATCCCGCCGAGTATTGGGACCTGATGACGTACTGCGATCCGAGCTGGATCAGCGACTATCATTTCATCAAGGCCATGGAGTTCCGGCGGGAGCACGAGTCGCTGGTCCTGCGGAGCGTCGATCCTGAGCCGACGCTGCTCCTCTGGGGGAATGCCGGCACCCCGGATCTTCTGCTGGAGCCCGCCTTCGTCCTCGACGCGCCCCCGAAGCTGCCGGCCCGGGAGGGCCCGTATCGCCTGGAGGGGTTCGACGCGGCCGGCCGGCCCCTGTTCTCCTTCCCCTTCACTCCGGACGAATTGGAGTACGGGGGGGGACAGTTCGCCTTCGCGATTCCCTATGATGACCGCTGGGGCGGTCCTGAAGGACTGGATCATGTCCGCCTCTCGGGCCCGGACGGCTCCGTCACCGTCGAGAGGTCGGGGAGTCGCCGGGCGTCGCTGGTCATGGACCCCGACACGGGTCGCCTGCGCGGCATCCTGAGGGGGCGGGAGGCCCCTCCTCCGTGGGCCGATGACATGGAGATCGTAGCCAGCGACGGAGTGCCCCTCGTCAGGGTCTCGGGCCCCCGCCAGTGA
- a CDS encoding M14 family zinc carboxypeptidase: protein MASPDISAASGRVLGSSREGRPVVGFRFGRGPEAVSLLGGCHADEPVGPRLLRRLAGYLAGLDAEDSMLTRYQWWIIPHINPDGAIRNAPWQDPDAKAYDLGRYLAGKVRELPGDDIEFGFPRDEADPGARPENRAAYDWWRTCDRPFALHASLHGMGFAAGPFFLIDRAWEDRCEALKASCRQRAEALGYSLHDVERHGEKGFFRFERGFASRPDSKLMAAHFEALDDSATASRFWPSSMETLRSFGHDTLTLVSEMPLFILPGVGERPGPPDPAAERWKRRLDGWRSELTVGGAPDAVSADAARHGLVPMPVRDQMTLQWTFIAAGLNQMSAPAA, encoded by the coding sequence ATGGCTTCACCGGACATTTCCGCGGCTTCCGGGCGCGTGCTCGGGTCGTCGCGCGAGGGGCGGCCGGTTGTGGGGTTCCGCTTCGGGCGGGGACCCGAGGCCGTGAGTCTGCTCGGCGGCTGCCACGCCGACGAACCGGTGGGGCCGCGGCTCCTGCGTCGTCTCGCCGGCTATCTGGCGGGACTCGACGCGGAGGATTCAATGCTCACCCGTTACCAGTGGTGGATCATCCCGCACATCAACCCCGACGGCGCGATCCGTAACGCCCCGTGGCAGGATCCCGATGCGAAGGCGTACGACCTCGGGCGATACCTGGCGGGCAAGGTGCGGGAACTGCCGGGCGACGACATCGAGTTCGGTTTTCCGCGCGACGAGGCCGATCCCGGAGCGCGGCCCGAGAATCGGGCGGCGTACGACTGGTGGCGGACCTGCGATCGACCGTTCGCGCTGCACGCCTCCCTGCACGGTATGGGCTTCGCCGCCGGTCCCTTCTTCCTCATCGATCGCGCCTGGGAGGATCGATGCGAAGCGTTGAAGGCCTCATGCCGGCAGCGCGCAGAGGCTCTCGGCTACTCGCTGCACGACGTCGAGCGTCACGGAGAGAAGGGCTTTTTTCGCTTCGAGCGGGGGTTCGCCTCACGGCCCGACTCGAAACTCATGGCCGCGCACTTCGAGGCCCTCGACGACTCGGCGACGGCGTCCCGCTTCTGGCCGAGTTCGATGGAAACGCTGCGCTCCTTCGGCCACGACACGCTGACCCTCGTCTCGGAGATGCCGCTCTTCATCCTCCCCGGCGTGGGAGAAAGGCCGGGCCCGCCGGATCCGGCCGCCGAACGCTGGAAGAGACGGCTGGACGGCTGGAGGAGCGAGCTTACCGTGGGGGGCGCGCCGGACGCCGTCTCCGCCGATGCGGCAAGACACGGGCTTGTCCCCATGCCGGTGCGCGACCAGATGACGCTGCAGTGGACGTTCATCGCCGCGGGATTGAATCAGATGAGCGCCCCGGCCGCGTGA